One genomic region from Spodoptera frugiperda isolate SF20-4 chromosome 21, AGI-APGP_CSIRO_Sfru_2.0, whole genome shotgun sequence encodes:
- the LOC118280421 gene encoding zinc finger homeobox protein 4 isoform X4 produces the protein MQSLESFVREHLNTHLTVGCFTSETDELIGVDVLYVRSSNDNLRNYGPEYGESFCNYMKYLKYMERRLRYNFAEKFIKFLTSLGLFILPEYQNSDIEKHMLPIRTEVASAQGIRANGAALIGEMMQNLAKGLRYKLLEEIKEVRDLEYLIGAAIFPIKIYGKIAILRTSSSSSSPSPSPSPSPSPSPSPSPSPSPSPSPSPSPSSSPSSSPPSSPPAQRRLPMVIDLTNDDD, from the exons ATGCAGTCTCTTGAATCCTTCGTACGCGAACATTTGAACACGCACCTCACAGTTGGCTGTTTCACAAGCGAGACGGATGAACTGATTGGAGTCGATGTTTTATATGTACGGAGCTCGAACgataatcttagaaactacgGCCCT GAGTACGGAGAAAGTTTCTGTAACTACATGAAGTATCTGAAATATATGGAGAGACGCCTGCGATACAATTTTGCTGAGAAATTTATAAAGTTCCTAACTTCACTTGGGTTGTTCATATTGCCAGAGTATCAAAATTCTGATATAGAAAAACATATGTTGCCTATTCG AACAGAGGTTGCTTCAGCGCAAGGCATAAGGGCAAACGGAGCTGCTCTGATTGGGGAGATGATGCAAAATTTAGCCAAGGGTTTGAGGTACAAATTATTAGAAGAAATCAAAGAAGTTCGAGACTTGGAGTACCTCATCGGAGCTGCTATATTTCCTATTAAAATTTACGGAAAAATTGCTATTTTAAGGacatcatcgtcatcgtcatcccCATCCCCATCCCCATCCCCATCCCCATCCCCATCCCCATCCCCATCCCCATCCCCATCCCCATCCCCATCTCCATCCCCATCCCCATCGTCATCGCCATCGTCATCGCCACCATCATCGCCACCAGCCCAAAGACGTCTACCGATGGTGATAGACCTCACCAATGACGACGACTAG
- the LOC118280421 gene encoding uncharacterized protein LOC118280421 isoform X1, whose protein sequence is MTMEPNYRRTLSFFTDQYSRQFNIQHLREEDINAAFQVIFAVILDDDIIKALGFSSDEASMQSLESFVREHLNTHLTVGCFTSETDELIGVDVLYVRSSNDNLRNYGPEYGESFCNYMKYLKYMERRLRYNFAEKFIKFLTSLGLFILPEYQNSDIEKHMLPIRTEVASAQGIRANGAALIGEMMQNLAKGLRYKLLEEIKEVRDLEYLIGAAIFPIKIYGKIAILRTSSSSSSPSPSPSPSPSPSPSPSPSPSPSPSPSPSPSSSPSSSPPSSPPAQRRLPMVIDLTNDDD, encoded by the exons aTTCAACATTCAACATTTGAGGGAGGAGGACATCAATGCCGCTTTTCAAGTCATTTTTGCTGTAATTTTGGACGATGATATTATTAAGGCATTAG GTTTCAGCTCGGACGAGGCGTCAATGCAGTCTCTTGAATCCTTCGTACGCGAACATTTGAACACGCACCTCACAGTTGGCTGTTTCACAAGCGAGACGGATGAACTGATTGGAGTCGATGTTTTATATGTACGGAGCTCGAACgataatcttagaaactacgGCCCT GAGTACGGAGAAAGTTTCTGTAACTACATGAAGTATCTGAAATATATGGAGAGACGCCTGCGATACAATTTTGCTGAGAAATTTATAAAGTTCCTAACTTCACTTGGGTTGTTCATATTGCCAGAGTATCAAAATTCTGATATAGAAAAACATATGTTGCCTATTCG AACAGAGGTTGCTTCAGCGCAAGGCATAAGGGCAAACGGAGCTGCTCTGATTGGGGAGATGATGCAAAATTTAGCCAAGGGTTTGAGGTACAAATTATTAGAAGAAATCAAAGAAGTTCGAGACTTGGAGTACCTCATCGGAGCTGCTATATTTCCTATTAAAATTTACGGAAAAATTGCTATTTTAAGGacatcatcgtcatcgtcatcccCATCCCCATCCCCATCCCCATCCCCATCCCCATCCCCATCCCCATCCCCATCCCCATCCCCATCCCCATCTCCATCCCCATCCCCATCGTCATCGCCATCGTCATCGCCACCATCATCGCCACCAGCCCAAAGACGTCTACCGATGGTGATAGACCTCACCAATGACGACGACTAG